A window of Arthrobacter dokdonellae genomic DNA:
CCACGGCCCGGATGTCGGTGCGGGCCATGATGAGGAAGTTCGGGTCCCGGCGCGCATCCGCTGCAGCACGGATGCGTTTGGTGGCTGTGTCCAGGTCCACTACGTTCTTGCCGTCCAGGTGGCCGCAGCGCTTGGGGTTGAACTGGTCCTCGATGTGGCAGCCGGCCACGCCGGCGTTTTCGAGTTCCTGGACGGTGCGGGCCACGTTCATGGGTTCGCCGAATCCGGTGTCGGCGTCCATCAGGCAGGGCAGGTCAGTCATGCGGGCGATCTGCCCGGCACGGGTGGCAACTTCGGTGAGGGTGGTCAGGCCGATGTCCGGCAGGCCAAGGTCATTGGCCAGCACGGCACCGGAGATGTACACGCCGGCGAAGCCTTTTTCCTCGATCAGCCGCGCCGAGAGCGGGCTGAAAGCGCCGGGGAACTGGACGATGGTTCCCGAGGACAGGATTTCCCGCAGTTTAACGCGTTTCCACTCGGGCGTTGTTCTTGAATACAGCATTTAGAACAGTCCCTGTGGGGCGGCATCGAGGTCGATGACGCCGGGGGCGGCGGTGATGTTCAGCTGGTCAAGCTCGCCCGGGCCCAGGTCCGGGAGGCTTTCGGCGGCGGCGAGGAAACGTTCGATTTCCTGCTCGGCGACGAGTCCGGCGGCGAGGGTGCGGAACTTGTTGATGTACTGCTGGCGGGCGAAGGGCCGGGCGCCGAGGGGGTGGGCGTCGGCCACGGAGATCTCATCGGTGATGACTGTGCCATCGTTCAGGGTGATCTCCACGGAGCCGCCGAAGGCCTTTTCGGCGATGTCCAGCGAGTGGTAGCGGCGGGTCCATTCGGCATCCTCAACGGTGCTGACCTTGTTCCACAGCTCGACGGTGTCGGCCCGGCCGGCACGCTCCGGGGCGTAGGAATCAACGTGGTGCCAGGAGCCGTCCTGCAGGGCGACGGTGAAGATGTACGGGATGGAGTGGTCCAGAGTTTCGCGGCTGGCCGTGGGGCTGTACTTCTGCGGATCGTTGGCCCCGGAACCGATGACGTAGTGCGTGTGGTGGCTCGTTTTGATCAGGACCGACTTCACGTTCGCGGAGTCGGTGGCTTCCGGGTGCTCCTTGTGCAGCTTGCGGGCCAGATCGATCCAGGCCTGGGCCTGGTACTCGGCGGAGTGTTCCTTGGTGTACGTGTCCATGATGGCGCGCTTTGCCTCGC
This region includes:
- the prpB gene encoding methylisocitrate lyase; its protein translation is MLYSRTTPEWKRVKLREILSSGTIVQFPGAFSPLSARLIEEKGFAGVYISGAVLANDLGLPDIGLTTLTEVATRAGQIARMTDLPCLMDADTGFGEPMNVARTVQELENAGVAGCHIEDQFNPKRCGHLDGKNVVDLDTATKRIRAAADARRDPNFLIMARTDIRAVDGLQAAKDRAKELVDAGADAIFPEAMRDLHEFRAIRDAVDVPILANMTEFGKSDLFTVDQLQNVGVNMVIYPVTLLRSALGAAERVLDTLRSLGTQQVSVPEMLTRARLYDLVDYEAYNKFDSDVFNFEIPDIR